One window from the genome of Streptomyces sp. NBC_00287 encodes:
- a CDS encoding ROK family protein, with protein MVGRNRRTVRDLRRANRSVVLQRLYFDGPLSRFELGPATGLSSGSVSNVVADLLADGVLEEAGNVDSDGGRPRTLLRVAPGSGHMIGVDVGETRVRVELFDLALTELARSERLLGPEGYEVDVVVGHIRDAVTEVLAAADIVPERLLGVGIGVPGIVEHTPDRGAVVHGQTVGWDAVALESLLRERCALPPTVPYFIDNGARTLGQAEMWFGAARGARSAIVVLFGSGVGACVVTPEAEDGRAVEGGHLTVRVGGRRCRCGALGCLEAYAGAEALLDRWRESGGRPPEGADQESALAALAADPEARVLLAETAEYIGAGLSDLINLFQPERILIGGWAGLRLGPALLPDVRRHAAAYALRHPAERVTIDLGGLGPDAVTVGAAILPLADFFTHGGRRADPAPESPQPAWRAALEERAPR; from the coding sequence ATGGTGGGGCGGAACAGGCGAACGGTACGTGACCTCAGGCGGGCCAACCGCTCGGTAGTCCTCCAGCGCCTCTACTTCGACGGCCCTCTCAGTCGCTTCGAACTCGGCCCGGCCACGGGCCTCAGCTCCGGCTCGGTCAGCAATGTCGTCGCCGACCTGCTCGCGGACGGCGTGCTGGAGGAGGCCGGCAACGTCGACTCCGACGGCGGACGGCCCCGCACCCTGCTGAGGGTGGCGCCGGGCAGCGGCCACATGATCGGCGTCGATGTAGGTGAGACCCGGGTGCGGGTCGAGCTGTTCGACCTCGCCCTGACCGAACTCGCCCGTTCGGAGCGGTTGTTGGGGCCCGAGGGGTACGAGGTCGATGTCGTCGTCGGACACATCCGCGACGCCGTCACCGAGGTGCTCGCCGCCGCCGACATCGTCCCGGAACGGCTGCTCGGCGTGGGCATCGGCGTCCCCGGCATCGTCGAGCACACGCCCGACCGCGGGGCCGTGGTGCACGGGCAGACGGTCGGCTGGGACGCGGTGGCGCTGGAGTCGCTGCTCCGGGAGCGCTGCGCGCTGCCCCCGACGGTCCCGTACTTCATCGACAACGGCGCCCGGACCCTCGGTCAGGCGGAGATGTGGTTCGGCGCGGCACGCGGTGCCCGCAGTGCGATCGTTGTGCTCTTCGGCTCCGGCGTCGGCGCCTGTGTCGTCACCCCGGAGGCCGAGGACGGGCGCGCGGTCGAAGGCGGGCATCTGACCGTACGGGTGGGAGGGCGCCGCTGCCGGTGCGGCGCGCTCGGCTGCCTGGAGGCCTACGCCGGTGCCGAAGCGCTTCTCGACCGCTGGCGCGAGAGCGGCGGGCGCCCGCCGGAAGGGGCCGACCAGGAGAGCGCCCTGGCCGCCCTGGCCGCCGACCCCGAGGCCCGGGTCCTGCTGGCGGAGACCGCGGAGTACATCGGCGCGGGCCTGTCCGACCTGATCAACCTCTTCCAGCCCGAGCGCATCCTCATCGGCGGCTGGGCCGGCCTCAGGCTCGGTCCCGCGCTGCTGCCCGACGTACGCCGGCACGCGGCCGCGTACGCGCTGCGCCACCCCGCCGAGCGGGTCACGATCGACCTCGGCGGTCTTGGCCCCGACGCGGTCACCGTAGGGGCCGCCATCCTGCCGCTCGCGGACTTCTTCACCCACGGCGGCCGCCGCGCCGACCCGGCCCCCGAGAGCCCGCAGCCCGCGTGGCGGGCGGCGCTGGAGGAACGCGCGCCGCGCTGA
- a CDS encoding SDR family oxidoreductase: MTSAQDSRIVVTGATGNVGTSVVRLLSEDPEVGSVLGLARRIPEWSPRKTEWAAVDLASAQAELTKLFEGATAVVHLAWAFQPTHDPAVTWRTNVLGGIRVFEAVAAAKVPTLVHASSVGAYSPGSKDHAVDESWPTHGWPGAAYCREKAYLERTLDAFDRAHPRVRVVRMRPAFLFKRESASEQRRIFGGRFVPGPLARPELLPFLPDIPGLRVQALHTDDAAEAYRLAIGSDVRGAFNLAAEPPVDAELLGEMFDARPVRLPPTAARSAIAAAWGLHLLPASPHLFDAVLRLPLMDCTRARTELRWQPRHTASEVLEEFLHGLRQGAGMATAPLQGRKAS, encoded by the coding sequence GTGACCAGCGCACAGGACAGCAGGATCGTTGTCACCGGCGCCACGGGGAACGTCGGTACGAGTGTGGTGCGGCTTCTCTCGGAGGACCCCGAGGTCGGCTCGGTGCTGGGTCTGGCCCGCAGGATCCCGGAGTGGTCGCCGCGGAAGACGGAGTGGGCGGCGGTCGACCTGGCGTCCGCGCAGGCCGAGCTGACGAAGCTGTTCGAGGGCGCCACCGCCGTCGTCCATCTGGCCTGGGCGTTCCAGCCCACGCACGATCCGGCGGTGACCTGGCGGACGAACGTGCTGGGCGGCATCCGCGTATTCGAGGCGGTGGCCGCGGCGAAGGTGCCGACGCTGGTGCACGCCTCGTCGGTCGGCGCGTACTCGCCGGGGTCGAAGGACCACGCCGTCGACGAGTCGTGGCCCACGCACGGCTGGCCGGGCGCCGCGTACTGCCGGGAGAAGGCCTATCTGGAGCGGACGCTGGACGCCTTCGACCGGGCCCACCCCCGGGTACGGGTGGTGCGGATGCGGCCCGCGTTCCTGTTCAAGCGGGAGTCGGCGAGCGAGCAGCGCAGGATCTTCGGCGGACGCTTCGTGCCGGGACCGCTGGCGCGACCGGAGCTGCTGCCGTTCCTGCCCGACATCCCGGGGCTCAGGGTGCAGGCGCTGCACACCGACGACGCGGCCGAGGCGTACCGGCTCGCGATCGGTTCGGATGTGCGCGGCGCCTTCAATCTGGCGGCCGAGCCGCCGGTGGACGCGGAGCTGCTGGGCGAGATGTTCGACGCCCGTCCGGTACGGCTGCCGCCTACGGCGGCCCGCTCGGCCATCGCCGCCGCGTGGGGGCTGCATCTGCTGCCGGCCTCGCCGCATCTCTTCGACGCGGTCCTGCGCCTGCCCCTGATGGACTGCACCCGTGCCCGCACGGAACTGCGCTGGCAGCCCCGGCACACGGCCTCCGAGGTCCTGGAGGAGTTCCTGCACGGCCTCCGGCAGGGCGCCGGCATGGCCACGGCGCCGCTGCAGGGCCGCAAGGCGAGCTGA